One Halobacterium sp. DL1 DNA window includes the following coding sequences:
- a CDS encoding transcriptional regulator has product MARDSYQEKLEALQSDVLYMSEVVTDRLRLGLEAMEQKDTDSAWEVIDGDDEVNQLYLDLEEECIDLLALQQPVAGDLRLIASSFKIITDLERIGDLAVNLAEHTLDARRDMFPEVDIQAIGNTTVQMVEDAMEAYATEDIDACYAIAASDDDLDDRCRDASNTVMRDLIETEIDDETEEAEVEALMQDVSRLLLTIRDLERVGDHAVNICARTVYMVEKDDQLIY; this is encoded by the coding sequence ATGGCCAGAGACAGCTACCAGGAGAAACTGGAGGCCCTCCAGAGCGACGTCCTCTACATGAGCGAGGTGGTCACGGACCGCCTCCGCCTCGGGCTCGAGGCGATGGAGCAGAAGGACACCGACAGCGCGTGGGAGGTCATCGACGGCGACGACGAGGTGAACCAGCTCTACCTCGACCTCGAGGAGGAGTGCATCGACCTGCTCGCGCTCCAGCAGCCGGTCGCGGGCGACCTCCGGCTCATCGCCTCCTCGTTCAAGATCATCACTGACCTCGAACGCATCGGCGACCTCGCGGTGAACCTCGCCGAACACACCCTCGACGCGAGACGGGACATGTTCCCGGAGGTCGACATCCAGGCCATCGGCAACACCACCGTCCAGATGGTCGAGGACGCGATGGAGGCGTACGCCACCGAGGACATCGACGCCTGCTACGCCATCGCGGCCAGCGACGACGACCTCGACGACCGCTGCCGTGACGCCTCCAACACCGTGATGCGGGACCTCATCGAGACGGAGATCGACGACGAGACCGAGGAGGCCGAGGTCGAGGCGCTCATGCAGGACGTCTCGCGGCTCCTGCTCACCATCCGCGACCTGGAACGCGTCGGCGACCACGCCGTCAACATCTGCGCCCGCACCGTCTACATGGTCGAGAAGGACGACCAACTGATCTACTAA
- a CDS encoding transcription anti-termination factor, producing the protein MHADDFRDSVEAANATQLDRLGSSKRLVAITGADLSEETVLRAAAASEAAATGVFEAWAAETDGDAAETFESFAAREREHYDRVVAELGDDVAEESGAVHDYLREQDDPVSRAGAVVGRGLVATRTLTQFVGYFVNNADESRADLFRDLKRETSEDTDAAVELLAATCESDDDWERAEAAASGAIDAAYEEYVAALEGMGVNAKSVC; encoded by the coding sequence ATGCACGCCGACGACTTCCGCGACAGCGTCGAGGCGGCGAACGCGACGCAACTCGACCGCCTCGGCTCGTCGAAGCGCCTCGTCGCCATCACGGGTGCCGACCTCTCCGAGGAGACAGTCCTCCGCGCGGCCGCCGCCAGCGAAGCCGCAGCCACCGGCGTGTTCGAGGCCTGGGCCGCCGAAACCGACGGCGACGCGGCCGAGACGTTCGAATCGTTCGCCGCGCGCGAGCGCGAGCACTACGACCGCGTCGTCGCGGAACTTGGCGACGACGTGGCTGAGGAATCGGGCGCTGTCCACGACTACCTCCGCGAGCAAGACGACCCCGTGTCGCGGGCCGGTGCAGTCGTTGGCCGCGGCCTCGTCGCCACCCGCACGCTCACGCAGTTCGTCGGCTACTTCGTCAACAACGCCGACGAGTCCCGCGCGGACCTGTTCCGCGACCTGAAGCGCGAGACGAGTGAGGACACCGACGCGGCGGTCGAACTCCTCGCCGCGACCTGCGAGAGCGACGACGACTGGGAGCGCGCGGAAGCCGCTGCCTCGGGCGCCATCGACGCCGCCTACGAGGAGTACGTCGCCGCCCTGGAGGGGATGGGTGTGAACGCGAAGTCCGTTTGCTAG
- a CDS encoding phosphate ABC transporter permease, which yields MATQNDSTAAGGFGRVSRTAGTVFRYLLLAATLFGLVVMTILLVYVANDAFQPLTADTGWHLTYLATLLAPALAVGAYLYRANVEALQTGALAVGLLVVSLLFSGGAALLLVDVVAPLELFAVAVAVLAPMAVVVAVVSRDRALSFTVQFATTTAAFYVSLFGLPGPIGSLLDLPLVVPSLVDVVLYAPYAPDPWLAVTLVVGGPVALAGSRFVAADRGRQTEATVAAAVLVGIALGALVGPLLGVDSMPATVVAAVGIAPPAVYAAGVGVNREHERLGLLLPAVVIAGTGVGVLATDALGFAGPDSWVTWAFLTSPHSRFAEQAGFYPAIAGSIMLMLAVAVLAFPVGVGAAVYLEEYAPENRFKRVVDVNISNLAGVPSVVYGLLGLGIFVTYLGRSAGTILVGGATLGLLILPIVIISAREAIRSVPQDVRNASYGMGATRWQTVKNVVLPRSFSGILTGTILALGRAIGETAPLIMIGAPNVKFAAPTALGEAASAMPLQVYAWSSLYAGEEFYQKVVPAGVVVLVVILLAMNSVAIVLRNKYQTGE from the coding sequence ATGGCGACACAGAACGACTCCACGGCCGCTGGCGGCTTCGGTCGCGTGAGCCGCACCGCTGGGACCGTGTTCCGATACCTGCTGCTCGCCGCCACCCTCTTCGGGCTGGTGGTGATGACGATCCTGCTCGTCTACGTCGCCAACGACGCCTTCCAGCCGCTGACCGCCGACACCGGCTGGCACCTGACGTACCTGGCGACGCTGCTCGCACCAGCGCTCGCAGTCGGCGCGTACCTCTACCGAGCGAACGTGGAAGCGCTGCAGACTGGCGCGCTCGCGGTCGGCTTGCTCGTCGTCTCCCTGCTGTTCAGCGGTGGCGCCGCGTTGCTGCTCGTGGACGTCGTCGCCCCGCTGGAGCTGTTCGCGGTGGCCGTCGCGGTACTCGCACCGATGGCCGTCGTCGTCGCTGTCGTCAGCCGCGACCGCGCACTGTCGTTCACGGTGCAGTTCGCGACCACCACAGCGGCCTTCTACGTCTCGCTGTTCGGGCTGCCCGGCCCAATCGGGAGCCTGCTCGACCTGCCGTTGGTCGTGCCGAGCCTCGTCGACGTCGTGCTGTACGCGCCGTACGCCCCCGACCCGTGGCTCGCTGTGACGCTGGTCGTCGGCGGGCCGGTGGCCCTGGCGGGGAGCCGGTTCGTCGCCGCCGACCGAGGGCGCCAGACGGAGGCGACCGTCGCCGCCGCCGTGCTCGTCGGCATCGCACTCGGGGCGCTCGTCGGCCCGCTGCTCGGCGTCGACTCGATGCCCGCGACCGTCGTTGCGGCCGTCGGCATCGCGCCGCCAGCAGTCTACGCTGCGGGCGTCGGAGTGAACCGCGAACACGAACGACTCGGCCTCCTGTTGCCCGCGGTCGTCATCGCGGGCACCGGTGTCGGCGTGCTCGCCACCGACGCGCTCGGCTTCGCCGGCCCCGACTCCTGGGTCACGTGGGCGTTCCTCACCAGCCCGCACAGTCGCTTCGCGGAGCAGGCGGGCTTCTACCCCGCCATCGCCGGGTCGATCATGCTGATGCTCGCCGTCGCCGTCCTCGCGTTCCCGGTCGGCGTCGGCGCCGCCGTCTACCTCGAAGAGTACGCCCCGGAAAACCGATTCAAGCGCGTCGTCGACGTCAACATCTCGAACCTCGCCGGCGTACCGTCGGTCGTCTACGGGCTGCTCGGGCTCGGCATCTTCGTCACCTACCTCGGGCGCTCGGCCGGCACCATCCTCGTCGGCGGCGCCACCCTCGGGCTGCTCATCCTCCCCATCGTCATCATTTCGGCGCGGGAGGCCATCCGCTCGGTCCCCCAGGACGTCCGGAACGCCTCCTACGGCATGGGCGCGACCCGCTGGCAGACCGTCAAGAACGTCGTGCTACCGCGGTCGTTCTCGGGCATCCTCACCGGAACAATTCTCGCGCTCGGCCGCGCCATCGGGGAGACCGCACCGCTCATCATGATCGGTGCACCGAACGTGAAGTTCGCGGCGCCCACAGCACTCGGCGAGGCCGCCAGCGCGATGCCCCTCCAGGTGTACGCGTGGTCCAGCCTCTACGCGGGCGAGGAGTTCTACCAGAAGGTCGTGCCGGCCGGCGTCGTGGTGCTGGTCGTCATCCTGCTCGCGATGAACTCCGTCGCCATCGTCCTCAGAAACAAGTACCAGACCGGAGAGTGA
- a CDS encoding phosphate ABC transporter substrate-binding protein, translating to MDGNDRERVRTRRQVLAGAGALGATALAGCSRNTYPDNDASTGLSGTVDIAGSSTVFPIATAFAEIFGKNHKDVGFNLQSTGSGGGFANHFCPGRTDFNNASRPIREPEQNQCAANGVEPVELVVATDALTVIVNDNADWIDRVTVEELATIWSEEESPETWNEVNDDWPDEDIELFGPSDASGTYDYFIEAILHSGDEKLSHRQDYSGTEQDRTILQGVEGSEFAMGYLGYAYYSENTDVVRGVPVDDGDGEPVEPSLANARSGEYSPLTRPLFTYPKLSALAEEHVAEFARFWIENTTNGDIIADEIGYVPLDQETKQEQMETLEAAIVEAQQ from the coding sequence ATGGATGGAAACGACCGGGAGCGCGTGCGCACGCGCCGCCAGGTCCTCGCCGGCGCCGGGGCCCTCGGTGCAACGGCGCTCGCAGGCTGCTCTCGGAACACGTATCCAGACAACGACGCATCGACCGGCCTCTCGGGGACCGTCGACATCGCCGGTAGCTCGACTGTGTTCCCCATCGCGACCGCGTTCGCCGAGATATTCGGAAAGAACCACAAAGACGTCGGGTTCAACCTGCAGTCGACCGGGAGCGGCGGCGGGTTCGCGAACCACTTCTGTCCCGGTCGGACGGATTTCAACAACGCCTCGCGACCCATCCGCGAGCCGGAACAGAACCAGTGTGCCGCCAACGGTGTCGAGCCCGTCGAGCTCGTCGTCGCGACCGACGCGCTCACCGTCATCGTCAACGACAACGCCGACTGGATCGACCGCGTGACCGTCGAGGAGCTCGCGACCATCTGGTCCGAAGAGGAGAGCCCCGAGACGTGGAACGAAGTCAACGACGACTGGCCCGACGAGGACATCGAACTGTTCGGCCCGTCGGACGCCTCCGGGACCTACGACTACTTCATCGAGGCCATCCTCCACAGCGGCGACGAGAAGCTGAGCCACCGCCAGGACTACTCCGGCACCGAGCAGGACCGCACCATCCTGCAGGGCGTCGAAGGCTCCGAGTTCGCGATGGGGTATCTCGGGTACGCCTACTACTCCGAGAACACGGACGTGGTCCGTGGAGTTCCCGTCGACGACGGCGACGGTGAGCCCGTCGAACCGTCCCTGGCGAACGCCCGGAGTGGCGAGTACTCGCCGCTCACCCGGCCGCTGTTCACGTACCCGAAGCTGTCCGCGCTCGCCGAAGAGCACGTCGCGGAGTTCGCGCGGTTCTGGATTGAGAACACGACGAACGGGGACATCATCGCCGACGAAATCGGCTACGTCCCCCTCGACCAGGAGACCAAACAGGAACAGATGGAGACACTCGAAGCGGCGATCGTGGAGGCACAGCAATGA
- a CDS encoding phosphate ABC transporter ATP-binding protein (ATP-binding protein; PstABCS is an ATP dependent phosphate uptake system which is responsible for inorganic phosphate uptake during phosphate starvation), with translation MTENTTETTAEPDGGTTADPTNDNMVIETDVASATDGHDSTTTPDPIIRSRDLDVFYGEEQALDSIDIDIPENRVTAIIGPSGCGKSTFLRCINRMNDRIAACRVTGELSLRGKNVYDDDVDPVALRRRVGMVFQEPNPFPKSIYDNVAYGLEIQNVEGDHDEIVEESLKRAALWDEVSHQLDSSGLELSGGQQQRLCIARAIAPDPEVLLMDEPASALDPVATSQVEDLIEELAEDYTVVIVTHNMQQAARISDKTAVFLTGGELVEFGNTDQIFENPDSQRVEDYITGKFG, from the coding sequence ATGACAGAGAACACGACAGAGACGACAGCCGAACCGGACGGCGGGACGACCGCCGACCCTACAAACGACAACATGGTCATCGAGACGGACGTCGCCAGCGCGACCGACGGCCACGACTCGACCACGACCCCGGACCCCATCATCCGGTCGCGCGACCTCGACGTCTTCTACGGCGAGGAACAGGCCCTCGACAGCATCGACATCGACATTCCCGAGAATCGCGTGACCGCCATCATCGGCCCCTCTGGCTGCGGGAAGTCGACGTTCCTCCGATGCATCAATCGCATGAACGACCGCATCGCCGCCTGCCGCGTGACTGGCGAACTCTCGCTCCGCGGGAAGAACGTCTACGACGACGACGTCGACCCCGTGGCGCTGCGGCGGCGCGTCGGCATGGTGTTCCAGGAGCCGAACCCATTCCCGAAGAGCATCTACGACAATGTCGCCTACGGGCTGGAGATCCAGAACGTCGAAGGTGACCACGACGAGATCGTCGAGGAGTCACTCAAGCGGGCGGCGCTCTGGGACGAGGTCAGCCACCAGCTCGACAGCTCCGGTCTGGAGCTATCCGGCGGTCAGCAACAGCGGCTCTGTATCGCGCGGGCCATCGCTCCCGACCCCGAGGTCCTGCTGATGGACGAGCCCGCCTCCGCCCTCGACCCCGTGGCGACGAGCCAGGTCGAGGACCTTATCGAGGAGCTCGCCGAGGACTACACCGTCGTCATCGTCACCCACAATATGCAGCAGGCCGCCCGCATCTCCGACAAGACCGCGGTCTTCCTCACGGGCGGCGAGCTCGTCGAGTTCGGGAACACAGACCAGATATTCGAGAACCCGGACAGCCAGCGCGTCGAAGATTACATTACCGGCAAGTTCGGGTAA
- a CDS encoding phosphate ABC transporter permease — translation MSADDLEDALTRRTQNAPPELLSRSFFFACAALSIATTIGLVVLLTGEAAKFFSFSAALVGVTGETATVVEFLTGTTWEVTSGKFGVLALVTSTLMVMIGSSLIALPLGVGTAIYLSEYASPRLRSLLKPGLEILAGIPTVVYGFFAIIYITPALQPFVPGLGTFNMLSACIVVGIMIIPMVASISEDAMSAVPEELRQAGYGMGATKFEVSTGIVVPASLSGIFSSFILALSRAIGETMAVTIAAGSQAKFLNPFNPGSYTEAAQPMTAAMVELVGGDITGGGIAYRSVFAIGFTLFVITLVMNIVSDLVAQHYREEY, via the coding sequence ATGAGCGCCGACGACCTCGAGGACGCACTCACCCGTCGCACGCAGAACGCGCCCCCGGAGCTCCTCTCACGGTCGTTCTTCTTCGCGTGCGCGGCGCTCTCCATCGCGACGACCATCGGCCTGGTGGTCCTGCTGACTGGAGAGGCCGCGAAGTTCTTCAGCTTCTCGGCAGCCCTCGTCGGCGTTACCGGCGAGACGGCGACCGTCGTTGAGTTCCTCACTGGGACGACCTGGGAAGTCACGAGCGGCAAGTTCGGCGTACTCGCCCTCGTCACGTCGACGCTGATGGTGATGATTGGTTCGTCGCTCATCGCCCTGCCGCTGGGCGTCGGCACCGCCATCTACCTCAGCGAGTACGCGAGCCCTCGGCTGCGCTCGTTGCTCAAGCCCGGCCTCGAGATTCTGGCCGGTATCCCGACGGTCGTCTACGGCTTCTTCGCCATCATCTACATCACGCCCGCGCTCCAGCCGTTCGTCCCCGGCCTGGGGACGTTCAACATGCTGTCGGCGTGCATCGTCGTCGGCATCATGATCATCCCGATGGTCGCGTCCATCAGCGAGGACGCGATGTCCGCCGTGCCCGAAGAACTCCGGCAGGCTGGCTACGGGATGGGCGCGACGAAGTTCGAGGTGTCGACCGGCATCGTCGTCCCGGCGTCGCTTTCGGGCATCTTCTCGTCGTTCATCCTCGCGCTCTCGCGAGCCATCGGCGAGACGATGGCTGTCACCATCGCCGCCGGCTCGCAGGCGAAGTTCCTGAACCCGTTCAATCCAGGCTCCTACACGGAGGCCGCCCAGCCGATGACCGCCGCGATGGTCGAACTCGTCGGCGGCGACATCACCGGGGGCGGCATCGCCTACCGGAGCGTGTTCGCCATCGGGTTCACGCTGTTCGTCATCACACTCGTCATGAACATCGTCAGCGACCTCGTCGCACAACACTACCGGGAGGAGTACTGA
- a CDS encoding glutaredoxin has protein sequence MAFDPMDSSMDQEAVDEIVDTAIENNEVVLFMKGDERMPQCGFSERAIGLISQYRPDVHTVDALQSLDEFRVALEEHSGWETIPQTYVDGEFVGGSDILAELEERDELGDELKEENADAVEDESVDDEIQSPF, from the coding sequence ATGGCTTTCGACCCAATGGACTCCTCGATGGACCAGGAGGCGGTCGACGAGATCGTCGACACCGCGATCGAGAACAACGAGGTCGTCCTCTTCATGAAGGGCGACGAGCGGATGCCTCAGTGTGGCTTCTCGGAGCGCGCAATCGGACTGATTTCTCAGTACCGCCCGGACGTGCACACGGTGGACGCGCTCCAGAGCCTCGACGAGTTCCGCGTCGCCCTCGAGGAGCACAGCGGCTGGGAGACCATCCCACAGACGTACGTCGACGGCGAGTTCGTCGGCGGCAGCGACATCCTCGCGGAACTCGAGGAGCGCGACGAACTCGGCGACGAACTCAAAGAGGAGAACGCTGACGCCGTCGAGGACGAGAGCGTCGACGACGAGATTCAGTCGCCGTTCTAG